A single Dermacentor albipictus isolate Rhodes 1998 colony chromosome 3, USDA_Dalb.pri_finalv2, whole genome shotgun sequence DNA region contains:
- the fy gene encoding protein fuzzy homolog isoform X2 — translation MAFGRAAGVSPEVSTAERLPFASVGTLNGVHLFSHLRGASLHSTTTKGAKAVWRSYHDSVVLLVVTNNDNSSDEHLNRLLDNVFAAMVMAVGLETLQTIHNVDRLKRELRVCYPVVDHLLCQLDQDACTLGDLTGVTDFILCTESHALQHYLDTFVEEVDSLYGCLLVRGKVAVATKQWMRLTREETTLLAIAARAGTRCISRETPVYLPTSCPLVSNRLVTLQLTQGVELCLLCGPAPSLPVLEEEVCRFWNDAFDLLKSASSVHPRNFPLCSTSDKKTVTLPPLDKNILGFLLVNVKKQRSLTSVHPVEDEIGRTKDGKCVSLRKRQEMLRALYKLVRSAYFTTMDDAEGAASNAGSSSHQATEVYMCTETHKNYALRNNDYELYILFSSSIPTFTMRSVTHKTLKALTTNKVCVL, via the exons CTACCTTTTGCGTCAGTGGGCACGCTCAACGGCGTACACCTGTTCTCGCATCTGAGGGGCGCTTCCCTGCACAGCACCACCACCAAAGGAGCCAAGGCCGTCTGGAGGAGCTACCACGACAG CGTGGTGTTACTTGTGGTGACCAACAACGACAACTCGAGCGACGAGCACCTGAACCGGCTGCTGGACAACGTGTTCGCCGCCATGGTGATGGCCGTGGGGCTGGAGACCCTGCAGACCATACACAACGTCGACAGGCTCAAGCGGGAACTCAGG GTTTGTTATCCCGTGGTGGATCATCTGTTGTGCCAACTGGATCAAGATGCTTGCACACTCGGCGACCTTACGGGCGTCACCGACTTCATCCTATGTACAGAAAGCCATGCCCTTCAG CACTACCTGGACACGTTCGTGGAGGAAGTGGACAGCCTGTACGGCTGCCTGCTGGTGCGGGGAAAAGTGGCCGTGGCCACCAAGCAGTGGATGCGCCTCACCCGCGAGGAGACCACGCTGCTGGCTATCGCCGCCCGCGCGGGCACGCGCTGCATTTCTCGCGAGACGCCCGTCTACCTGCCCACCAGCTGCCCACTG GTCAGCAACCGCCTGGTTACACTGCAGTTGACGCAGGGTGTTGAACTGTGCCTTCTCTGCGGACCAGCACCATCTTTACCAGTTCTCGAGGAAGAG GTGTGCAGGTTCTGGAACGACGCTTTCGACTTGCTCAAATCGGCCTCTAGTGTGCATCCTAGAAACTTCCCGCTTTGCTCGACGTCCGATAAGAAGACCGTGACGTTGCCTCCACTGGACAAAAACATTCTGGG GTTCCTCCTGGTAAACGTGAAGAAGCAACGGAGCCTGACGAGCGTGCACCCCGTGGAGGATGAGATTGGCCGCACGAAAGACGGCAAGTGCGTCAGCCTGCGCAAGCGCCAGGAAATGCTGCGTGCGCTCTACAAGCTCGTCAGATCCGCCTACTTCACGACGATGGACGACGCCGAGGGGGCGGCCTCGAATGCAG GCAGTTCAAGTCACCAGGCTACAGAAGTGTACATGTGTACAGAAACGCACAAGAACTATGCCCTTCGAAATAATGATTATGAGCTGTACATTTTGTTCTCATCATCTATACCAACATTCACCATGAG ATCTGTCACCCACAAAACACTCAAGGCCCTCACAACCAACAAAGTCTGTGTTCTCTGA